In a single window of the Bacillus clarus genome:
- the guaC gene encoding GMP reductase, which produces MENVFDYEDIQLIPAKCIVNSRSECDTTVTLGKHKFKLPVVPANMQTIIDERIATYLAENNYFYIMHRFQPEKRISFIKDMHSRGLIASISVGVKEDEYEFVQQLAEEQLSPEYITIDIAHGHSNAVIKMIQHIKKYLPESFVIAGNVGTPEAVRELENAGADATKVGIGPGKVCITKIKTGFGTGGWQLAALRWCAKAASKPIIADGGIRTHGDVAKSIRFGATMVMIGSLFAGHEESPGETIEKDGKLYKEYFGSASEFQKGEKKNVEGKKMFVEHKGSLEDTLIEMEQDLQSSISYAGGTKLDSIRTVDYVVVKNSIFNGDKVY; this is translated from the coding sequence TTGTAAATAGCCGTTCTGAATGTGATACAACTGTCACTTTAGGAAAGCATAAATTTAAATTACCTGTCGTACCTGCAAATATGCAAACGATTATAGATGAAAGAATTGCAACTTACCTAGCTGAAAACAATTACTTTTATATCATGCATCGTTTTCAACCGGAAAAGCGTATCTCTTTCATTAAAGATATGCACTCACGTGGATTAATTGCCTCAATCAGTGTTGGTGTTAAAGAAGATGAGTATGAATTCGTGCAGCAATTAGCTGAGGAACAACTTTCACCTGAATACATTACAATCGATATCGCACACGGACATTCAAATGCCGTAATTAAAATGATTCAACACATTAAAAAATATTTACCAGAAAGCTTCGTTATCGCTGGAAACGTTGGAACTCCAGAAGCAGTAAGAGAATTAGAAAATGCTGGTGCTGATGCAACGAAAGTAGGTATTGGGCCTGGTAAAGTTTGTATTACTAAAATTAAAACTGGTTTCGGAACTGGTGGATGGCAGTTAGCTGCTCTTCGCTGGTGCGCAAAAGCTGCAAGTAAACCAATTATTGCTGATGGCGGTATTCGTACACATGGTGATGTAGCTAAATCTATTCGATTCGGGGCGACTATGGTTATGATCGGCTCACTATTCGCTGGTCATGAGGAATCTCCAGGGGAAACAATCGAAAAAGATGGCAAGCTTTATAAAGAATACTTCGGTTCAGCTTCTGAATTCCAAAAAGGCGAGAAGAAAAACGTTGAGGGTAAAAAAATGTTTGTTGAACACAAAGGTTCCTTAGAAGATACATTAATCGAAATGGAACAAGACCTTCAATCTTCTATCTCTTATGCTGGCGGAACGAAGTTAGATTCCATTCGTACTGTAGATTATGTTGTTGTGAAAAACTCTATTTTCAACGGCGACAAAGTATATTAA